A stretch of Amycolatopsis balhimycina FH 1894 DNA encodes these proteins:
- a CDS encoding YbaB/EbfC family nucleoid-associated protein — MSAEMDELIAQFQNFQSKVRQAEARFAGVGDMQERIARLETTVTSPDGTVTVTAGAGGTITGLRLTAGATRVEAGQLAATIMDTIRRAVAGAAQQQAGIVDDAFGDAFGVDVSAQVREAQAEAFGTTAAEPASEQQPRPPSRPARRPAEDDDDFGQGPILRRS; from the coding sequence ATGTCCGCCGAGATGGACGAGCTGATCGCCCAGTTCCAGAACTTCCAGAGCAAGGTGCGCCAAGCCGAGGCGCGCTTCGCCGGTGTGGGGGACATGCAGGAGCGGATCGCCCGGCTCGAGACCACCGTCACCTCGCCGGACGGGACCGTGACGGTGACCGCGGGCGCCGGCGGGACCATCACCGGCCTGCGGCTCACCGCCGGGGCCACGCGCGTGGAAGCGGGGCAGCTCGCCGCGACGATCATGGACACCATCCGCCGGGCGGTGGCCGGGGCCGCGCAGCAGCAGGCCGGCATCGTGGACGACGCCTTCGGCGACGCGTTCGGCGTCGACGTCTCGGCGCAGGTCCGCGAAGCCCAGGCCGAGGCGTTCGGAACCACGGCGGCCGAGCCCGCGTCGGAGCAGCAGCCGCGGCCGCCGTCGCGGCCCGCCCGACGGCCCGCCGAGGACGACGACGACTTCGGCCAGGGCCCCATCCTCCGCCGATCCTAG
- a CDS encoding DUF1905 domain-containing protein — MIIVFEARLWEWDARRTDSWVFVSLPADASDDIRELAAEPRRGFGSVRVRVTIGATRWQTSIFPDGSREAYVLPLKRAVRAAEGLDVGDTCTVTVELVGF; from the coding sequence GGGAATGGGATGCCCGGCGCACCGACAGCTGGGTCTTCGTCAGCCTGCCCGCCGACGCGTCGGACGACATCCGCGAGCTCGCCGCCGAGCCGCGGCGGGGCTTCGGTTCGGTGCGCGTCCGGGTGACGATCGGGGCCACCAGGTGGCAGACCTCGATCTTCCCGGACGGTTCGCGCGAGGCCTACGTCCTGCCCCTCAAGCGGGCCGTCCGGGCGGCCGAAGGCCTCGACGTGGGGGACACCTGCACCGTGACCGTGGAGCTCGTCGGCTTCTGA